The DNA region taagttagcaagggtgttagcaggtctagagagtattgggcttagagatacctgaggggtgtcagtgtatttataatggtgagccaataaccaccgttggagtagtgccatatctttagggtgttaaccgtcccattatcttagggaggttaagatatggcttgatgaagcggttagagagattttaggggcggttactcatttgaatgagtgtttatctgccagctaatcttgtGCCCAACTTCTTTAGGACAAGTCGTAGTCAACACCGACTTCTTATCACGAAGGTCGGTGCTTAGCAAGGCTCAATCCTCTGGACTAGGCCTTtcttttggacctgggcctttattattgggccagggtatgaacactactttaaaaattttggaaCGTAATTACCACTTGAGacaaaagggaaaaaatgaatatataaatctcacataatttatatatatctttatctttaaaaaaaaatataatagttatGAAATACAGTTGGTAGTTCAAAATGTTTATACATTATTGTGGAATTTATATATGAATTATTGCATACCAAGCCTTTGGTCCTATtatatttgttttattctttctcttttaagggacacttttctattttttaatttttcattggtGTGGTTGACTGGTTGGAAGGGTTGGTATCTTTTTCTTTAATGACATCTTGTAATTTTTTTAGGGTATGGCTGGGTTTATATGTTTGTCctttttgtattttattcttCTCTTTGTGCGTATTTTGgacatttttttataatactaGAATGACAAAAAAAGCTTaaacttaatttatttaatatttattaattataataataattaataaatattaaataaaatatattttaattattttttattaatattttattattaaatattcttattttcttGTTGTGGTGTTTTGATACTTTTTAAATCAAAGTTGAATGCATCCGAAAACGAAGGAAAATTATTTCATGAATTTAACTAATATGTTAAGATTACTATaagcaaaaaattttaaaattttaattttaataaatattaaataaatacattaaaatttaaatttaaaaaaaactattaagatcatatatatttttaagtgatgtaagtatatatataatattagtacGTTCTTCTTAGATTAAAAATTCATTGAGAATACTATCGTCATAAGTTTGTAAGATAAGTTACTCAATATTTATAGATGTACTTGTTATCAAATGATTTATCCCTAAAAATTATCTTGTTAGATTAAAACAcatcataaataattatatttctaaaagTATGAATAAAGTTTACAAAATACAAACTAATCTAGGTTAGTGAGGTAATTTGTTTATATGTCACTAAAAAGAATGTTAAAAGTTCAAATTCTActttatatatatgtaataacttatttattaataataaatttttaaataaaatttaaatttgcagTAAATTAGTATGCttgctaataaaatttaaatttatatacgtTGTGCAAGTGATTAGTGCGCTTGCTAATAAAGCTTTTTAGTTGTAACGGCATCTAACTTTAATTATCActgtaaataataaataaataaaaactttaGTCATGTGTGTATAGTTTATATATTTCGTTTAGGTTAGTACGAGTAACGTAatattaaagtaaataaataaataaattatgacACGAGGAATGTTTATCATTGCCGTGAGCCCGTGACAGTtagaacaagaaagaaaaaaagttttGGCCATGAGAAACTTGTTGCTTTAATTTTGAtaactaaaaacaaaatttaattaaaaatattttaaagacatCGGTTATAAGAaccaaaataaaaagttttaattctttaaatatacattaataatatatcgaaaattttaatagattatagtctttaaaaatatttcaataataaaaaattattatatgtacaaaaaatcattaattaaatcAGTTACATATTTGTGTATACATATGTTCGGCAATAATTATTCTGTCGATTTTAAGAGAACGAAAACTTTCATTTAGTAACAATTTTAAAACGAGATAGAAATGATAAGACTCCactattaaaaattagttattatctaAAAAGtataaagaattaaaaattatggtaagaaaaattattaaaaatccaaattcatcattctaatatttaaataaaaaaatttgaatttttttctttttaatatttaaaaaaaataacataaaattatttaaaaaattgatacaaaataacataaaattattttcttttatatttttaattaaaaattatattttcaatcTTTTAATTATcgctaaaattatataattaaataaaaaactttaaattACTATGAATATAACCTAAGATTCggtacataaaaaattatttagagttAGCAGCCATAATAATATAACGAAGTAAAACTGTCACACGTAACGGAAAGCGAAAAAGCAAAGAACAAACCGGCCTAtgcttttttcaaaaaatataaaataaaataaaaaaaactggtcaaattgaattattatatatagagAGTGAGAAATAAGATCTGATGCATTCGATAATTGGTGGTAGAAGCGCCATGTCTGAAGAGAAAGCAGTGATTAAAGTTGCAGCTCTATGCGGCTCTTTGCGCAAAGCTTCTTTCAACAGAGGCCTCCTTCGTGCCGGTAAGTTCATGTAATCGCGAGATTTTAACAGTTTTCGtgagattttgatttttgaatttgtcGATGCAGCCATCGAGCTAAGCCAGGAGCAAATCACAGGGCTCCACGTGGAATTCATAGACACTTCGTCGCTGCCAATGCTCAACACCGATCTTGAACAGAACGGAAGGTTTCCGCCGGAAGTGGAAGAGTTCCGTCAGAAGATTCTGGAAGCTGATTGCTGTTTCTTTGCTTCTCCTGATTATAACTATTCTGTCACTCGTAAGTTTCTCCTTTCTTTTCAGACAGATTCAATTTGTGGACATAGATGAATTTGACTTatcatttttctattctaaattggAAGATGCTTCAACTTGTGCCGTCTTATCATAAATAGTTGTAGtggaaaattattaaataatattccaTTAACTCTCCATACTTTTCAAAATAACATTAGTTATCATGAATCATTTGCTTCCGAAAATTACGTGATTCTCTGATGGGTTGTTGGATACTGTTACACCAAATGTCTCATGCTATGAAGAAAAGAACAAAGTGATTTTTTTATGGGGAGTTGGATACTATTATATgaaatgtataattttatttttgttaatttataaaatcaagttaaatatttctttttattttttgcgtACGAATATCTCTTTTTTATAGAATTAATCTTGAgagaatttcttttaaaatataaaagtattttatatGCACTAAAAAAcaattatcaaaaaaatatttatgtataatagAATGTCAAGATATCAATATTCTTATTGTTAAAAAGTTATAGTTAGTTAGTGTTAATTGAAATGTAAGATAAAAAAACATATTTGTTAtctcatatctttttttatttatatttgaagaAGTATAGAGAACTAATGGAGTATATGTACAATGTATacaataaaaatttaggaatGTTCGATTTAGTAGGATATCAAATGTTTATTATTCCTGGTATCCGGAtgattattctggatagtatgtgtgtattgtgtttgagaaattaaTAGTATTTTACCCTGGAGGTtcatttttaactcatattaTACCAAATAAATagttcattgtacacattgtataaatactcCATTCGCTCCCgaataattaaatttgtaataaaaaaaatcaaatttgttTGTTGCATTATAAGTATTGATCCATTACTGAATTTTTGTTATACACCTAACATAATTGTTAAAATATACAGGACAGATTtaggttaattattttttttttaattatgttttctgATTAATAGCTCTCTTGAAGAATGCACTTGACTGGGGTTCAAGACCACCAAACGTGTGGGCTGGAAAAGCAGCCGCAGTGGTAACGGCAGGTGGCGGAGGTGGAAGAGCGCAATACCATCTCCGGCAAATCGGAGTCTTCCTCGATCTGCATTTCATCAACAAGCCGGAGTTCTACTTGAACGCTTTCCAGCCGCCGGTCAAGTTTAACGACGACGGAGACTTGATTGACTCTAGTGCAAGAGAGAGGCTTAAAGATGTGCTACTCTCTTTGCAAGATTTGACTTTGAGACTTCAAGGCAATAAGTCCTGAATTCAACAAAATTTGGAGTGCATAATGTACTTTCCTTCTTCCTTCATTGTGCTACCACTTTTAAGATGTTGCTAAATTTCTGTTtcaataattatgaaaaattagtgTTAAATTCGAATTTGTAACCAAGCTCTACGACCATTGTCATAAGATTCAACCCTCTGGTCAAAAGACTGGTCATTAATTAGTAGCCCATGAAAAACGAACCAATTAAAATGCATACACATGTGAGAGCGTTGTGATTTGTAAATCGATAATACTAACAAGTTAAAAAAGCATAATTcaaccaatttaaatttattttatttaatacttatttattatagaatatattaaataaaataaaaaataatatattttaataattttttattaaaattatttatttaaagtcATATTTTTATTAAGCCTTTAGTAGTAATTTTTCCTTCTTTGAAATGTATTAAGGAAAACCAGAAGTTATGTTAATTATTTCCCCTGCTAATTCGAGTCAAAAACGCAAAAGAAAAGTTGCATTGTGGAAAAAGAGATTCTTCCATCTCATACTTTTCttatactaattttaaaaattgtttttttaaGTAAGTTGTTGAACCTAATTGTTATTTATAATTAACTCTTTTgtaagaattttttttgtatgaatattactatcaaggttgcgagaaccaaaTCAGTTAATAAACTTGTAGAATGATCGGTTCAACAATTTAATAGTCTAATTATGGTTC from Arachis hypogaea cultivar Tifrunner chromosome 10, arahy.Tifrunner.gnm2.J5K5, whole genome shotgun sequence includes:
- the LOC112716978 gene encoding NADPH:quinone oxidoreductase, giving the protein MHSIIGGRSAMSEEKAVIKVAALCGSLRKASFNRGLLRAAIELSQEQITGLHVEFIDTSSLPMLNTDLEQNGRFPPEVEEFRQKILEADCCFFASPDYNYSVTPLLKNALDWGSRPPNVWAGKAAAVVTAGGGGGRAQYHLRQIGVFLDLHFINKPEFYLNAFQPPVKFNDDGDLIDSSARERLKDVLLSLQDLTLRLQGNKS